The following coding sequences lie in one Methanopyrus sp. SNP6 genomic window:
- a CDS encoding amidohydrolase family protein: protein MRALLNGKILIGGRVREREVLIENGWIVKIGKRLNEEADLTLELGRRELAVPAPIDLHVHCRDPHPDYPFGFKTETRRFLLGGVATVVDMPNTRPAPTTPEAYYEKEKLARENAEIEVIVAGGVKDPHCTKKLIEAGTYVLGEVFLATSTDAPAIPWSTLPEIFKELPPDGPLIIFHPELDELVAEKPARNLYEHLKNRPPEAETAAVGLLAGLKARYPCRIHLSHVTLPESVKIAKGADITVDVTPHHLFFDVLRVDPEDPVFKVNPPLRGSHHRLRLLRAVRRGDVDVLASDHAPHTFEDEFEGIPSGVTGGEVILPAALTLHKRLGLPLRDAIAMITRRPAELLGRDDLGEIAVGKRARITVVRMREFVVRAEEFGEEDRKFPYDGMRMFGEPIKLIDGTKVYDLKESRREGKPVILEGE from the coding sequence TAAGATCTTGATCGGAGGACGGGTACGAGAGCGCGAGGTGCTGATCGAAAATGGTTGGATAGTTAAGATCGGCAAGAGATTGAACGAAGAGGCCGACCTCACGTTGGAACTAGGAAGAAGGGAGCTAGCTGTTCCAGCACCGATCGACCTGCACGTGCATTGCCGGGACCCGCACCCGGACTATCCGTTTGGGTTCAAAACCGAAACAAGAAGGTTTCTTTTAGGGGGAGTCGCCACCGTAGTAGACATGCCGAACACGCGTCCGGCACCCACTACACCTGAAGCGTACTACGAAAAGGAGAAACTGGCGCGGGAGAACGCCGAGATCGAGGTCATCGTAGCCGGGGGCGTGAAGGACCCACATTGTACCAAGAAACTCATCGAAGCCGGGACGTACGTGCTCGGAGAAGTGTTCCTAGCGACGTCCACTGACGCGCCTGCGATACCGTGGAGCACGCTCCCGGAGATCTTCAAGGAATTACCACCTGATGGCCCTCTAATAATATTCCATCCCGAGCTCGACGAGCTGGTGGCCGAGAAGCCGGCTCGAAACCTCTACGAGCACTTGAAAAATAGGCCACCGGAGGCTGAAACAGCCGCCGTAGGGCTCCTGGCCGGTCTCAAGGCGAGATACCCGTGCCGTATCCACCTGTCTCACGTCACGCTGCCAGAGTCGGTAAAGATCGCAAAAGGAGCGGACATCACCGTAGACGTGACTCCCCATCATCTCTTTTTCGACGTACTGCGAGTGGACCCGGAAGACCCGGTGTTTAAAGTGAACCCTCCACTGAGAGGTAGTCATCACAGACTCAGACTCCTGCGCGCTGTGAGAAGAGGGGACGTGGACGTACTCGCCTCCGATCACGCCCCACACACCTTCGAGGACGAGTTCGAGGGCATCCCATCAGGAGTCACTGGAGGAGAGGTTATCCTGCCAGCGGCTCTCACGTTACATAAACGATTAGGTTTACCACTGAGGGACGCTATAGCCATGATCACGCGCCGACCGGCGGAGCTCCTAGGCCGCGACGACCTGGGTGAGATAGCGGTGGGGAAACGTGCCAGAATAACGGTTGTCCGAATGCGGGAGTTTGTCGTCCGGGCCGAAGAGTTCGGAGAGGAAGATCGGAAATTCCCCTACGACGGTATGCGGATGTTCGGAGAACCCATCAAGTTGATCGACGGAACCAAGGTGTACGACCTCAAGGAATCTCGGCGGGAAGGGAAGCCGGTCATATTGGAGGGTGAGTGA
- a CDS encoding acetolactate synthase large subunit, with amino-acid sequence MSELPTGARVLVECLKEEGVEHIFGYPGGAVLPIYDEIYDEVSIEHILVRHEQGAAHAADGYARVKGKPGVCMATSGPGATNLVTGIATAYMDSSPVIAITGQVPTTMIGKDAFQEVDAVGVFMPITKHNYQIGKPEEIPEVVKEAFKIAITGRPGPVHIDVPKDVQEAEADIEIPKTVEVEGLNVVKRGHPVQVKRAAELLAEAERPVILAGGGCVISNATRELIELAELLGAPVATTLMGKGAFPEDHPLALGMAGMHGTKAANYALTECDVLLAVGCRFSDRTTGDPSGFAPGAKIIHIDIDPAEIGKNIPVDVPIVGDAKLVLRDLIKELKRRKYLRERKRWGKRIEELKAEVEMPPEHTESDQRISPRELVRALHEALRDRDYILTTDVGQNQMWMARYFPVEEPRRFISSGGLGTMGFGLPAALGAKVAAPEKTVVAVVGDGGFLMTAQELATAVDNDIEVKVFVMDNRLLGMVAQWQRLFYDERLSESKLDEKTDIVKLTGSYGATGITVEEPSELESAVEEAFETPGTVVVDVFVDPKEIIPMVPPGGELRDILGEK; translated from the coding sequence GTGAGTGAGTTGCCCACGGGTGCCAGGGTACTCGTCGAGTGCTTGAAAGAAGAGGGTGTCGAGCACATTTTCGGGTACCCGGGAGGCGCCGTCCTACCGATTTATGACGAGATCTACGACGAGGTTTCGATCGAACATATCCTAGTACGACACGAGCAGGGAGCGGCTCACGCCGCCGATGGGTACGCGAGAGTGAAAGGGAAACCCGGAGTATGCATGGCGACATCGGGACCAGGGGCGACGAACCTAGTCACAGGTATTGCCACAGCTTACATGGACTCGTCCCCGGTAATAGCCATCACCGGACAGGTTCCCACTACCATGATCGGAAAGGACGCATTCCAGGAGGTCGACGCCGTCGGCGTGTTCATGCCCATCACTAAACACAACTACCAAATAGGGAAACCTGAGGAGATACCGGAAGTCGTGAAGGAAGCGTTCAAGATAGCTATCACCGGTCGGCCGGGACCTGTTCATATCGACGTACCTAAGGACGTGCAGGAAGCGGAAGCGGATATCGAGATACCCAAAACTGTCGAGGTCGAGGGATTGAACGTGGTCAAGCGCGGCCATCCGGTTCAAGTCAAACGGGCAGCGGAGTTACTCGCCGAGGCAGAGCGACCCGTCATCTTGGCAGGTGGTGGGTGTGTAATATCCAACGCCACTCGGGAGCTGATCGAGCTCGCGGAACTGCTCGGTGCCCCGGTGGCTACGACCCTCATGGGGAAGGGAGCGTTTCCAGAGGATCATCCACTAGCACTGGGTATGGCCGGTATGCACGGCACTAAGGCTGCGAACTACGCGCTAACGGAGTGCGACGTACTACTCGCTGTAGGGTGCAGGTTCTCGGATAGGACTACGGGAGATCCTTCCGGATTCGCTCCCGGAGCGAAAATCATCCATATCGACATAGACCCCGCCGAGATCGGCAAGAACATTCCAGTCGACGTGCCCATAGTCGGTGATGCGAAGCTAGTCCTCAGGGACCTGATCAAGGAGTTGAAGCGGCGTAAGTACTTGAGGGAACGTAAGCGCTGGGGGAAGAGAATCGAGGAACTTAAGGCCGAAGTGGAGATGCCTCCGGAACACACGGAGTCCGACCAACGGATCAGCCCACGTGAGCTCGTACGCGCGTTACACGAAGCCCTGAGAGATCGGGATTACATTCTCACGACGGACGTAGGTCAGAACCAGATGTGGATGGCACGATACTTCCCGGTGGAAGAACCGCGCAGGTTCATCTCCTCCGGCGGTTTAGGGACCATGGGATTCGGTCTCCCGGCCGCGCTCGGTGCCAAGGTGGCCGCACCGGAGAAAACCGTGGTCGCCGTGGTAGGAGACGGCGGATTCTTGATGACAGCGCAGGAGTTAGCCACGGCCGTGGACAACGACATCGAGGTGAAAGTCTTCGTAATGGATAACAGACTACTGGGGATGGTAGCACAGTGGCAGAGACTGTTTTATGACGAAAGGTTGTCGGAGTCGAAACTCGATGAGAAAACCGACATAGTGAAACTGACGGGGTCGTACGGAGCGACCGGGATCACCGTGGAGGAGCCGAGCGAGCTGGAGTCCGCAGTGGAGGAAGCTTTCGAGACTCCGGGCACGGTAGTGGTGGATGTGTTTGTGGACCCGAAAGAAATCATCCCTATGGTACCGCCGGGAGGCGAGTTGCGCGACATCTTGGGTGAAAAATAA
- a CDS encoding ferritin family protein → MDFEEYLEKWFKGETTEVGIYMAMAIVAREQGYPEVGDLLEQIAMDEARHAAAAALIAGKVENSLKGLIEKMEEMIEGEKNAYETRMDEADHHSDELDDEVITLLKATAYDERHHRKMLKAALEKLNE, encoded by the coding sequence ATGGACTTCGAGGAGTACCTCGAGAAGTGGTTCAAGGGAGAAACTACCGAAGTGGGTATCTATATGGCGATGGCTATCGTCGCTAGAGAACAGGGTTATCCCGAAGTAGGTGACTTGCTGGAGCAAATCGCCATGGACGAAGCCAGACATGCGGCCGCAGCGGCACTGATAGCAGGTAAAGTAGAGAACAGTCTAAAGGGACTGATCGAGAAGATGGAGGAGATGATTGAAGGTGAGAAAAACGCCTACGAGACCAGGATGGACGAGGCCGACCACCACTCCGATGAGCTGGACGACGAGGTTATCACCCTGCTGAAGGCCACAGCATACGACGAGAGGCACCACAGGAAGATGCTCAAAGCGGCCCTAGAAAAGCTGAATGAGTAA